From one Pagrus major chromosome 21, Pma_NU_1.0 genomic stretch:
- the LOC141016759 gene encoding pituitary adenylate cyclase-activating polypeptide type I receptor-like codes for MRGYLLTAIFLLPLVASESEHCIIKREHEKCMERIMLHNPSDDLELACPWMWDNLTCWQAAREGEVVVVNCPDFFHEFMDPDEEMEKVSRNCTKDGWSEPFPHYVDVCFFYDNTTDPEEYYASVKALYTVGYSTSLVSLTTAMVILCRFRKLHCTRNFIHMNLFVSFILRAISVFIKDGVLYAQEDSDHCFVHTVACKAVMVFFHYCVMSNYFWLFIEGLYLFTLLVETFFPERRYFYWYTIVGWGTPTICVTVWAVLRLHFHDTGCWDTNENTALWWVIKGPVVASIMINFVLFIGIIVILVQKLQSPDIGGNESSIYLRLARSTLLLIPLFGIHYTVFAFSPEDFSKRERLVFELGLGSFQGFVVAVLYCFLNGEVQSEIKRKWRSWTVNRYFAVDLKQQRHPSLASSGVNGGTQLSILSKSSSQIRMSSPLAENANISLPT; via the exons ATGAGAGGCTACCTGCTGACTGCAATCTTCCTGCTGCCCTTG gTGGCCTCAGAGTCCGAGCACTGTATAATCAAGCGTGAGCATGAGAAATGCATGGAGAGGATCATGCTGCACAACCCCAGCGATGACCTTGAGTTAG CGTGTCCATGGATGTGGGATAACCTGACCTGCTGGCAGGCGGCCAGGGAAGGTGAAGTTGTGGTGGTCAACTGTCCAGACTTCTTCCATGAATTCATGGACCCTGACGAGG AGATGGAGAAGGTCAGTCGTAACTGCACCAAGGACGGCTGGTCCGAACCGTTCCCTCACTACGTGGACGTCTGCTTCTTCTATGACAACACCACCGATCCT GAGGAGTACTACGCCTCAGTCAAGGCCCTGTACACTGTCGGCTACAGCACATCGCTGGTGTCTCTGACTACAGCCATGGTCATCCTCTGCAGATTCAG gAAGCTCCACTGCACCAGGAACTTCATTCACATGAACCTGTTTGTGTCCTTCATCCTGAGAGCCATCTCCGTCTTCATCAAGGACGGTGTGCTGTACGCTCAGGAGGACAGCGACCACTGCTTCGTTCACACA GTGGCGTGTAAAGCAGTGATGGTTTTCTTCCATTACTGTGTCATGTCCAACTATTTCTGGCTGTTCATCGAAGGTCTGTATCTCTTCACTCTGCTGGTGGAAACTTTCTTTCCGGAGAGACGCTACTTCTACTGGTACACCATCGTAGGATGGG GAACTCCAACCATCTGCGTCACAGTCTGGGCAGTCCTGAGGCTCCACTTCCATGACACTGG atGCTGGGATACAAATGAGAACACTGCCCTCTGGTGGGTGATCAAGGGACCAGTTGTGGCTTCTATTATG atCAATTTCGTCCTCTTCATTGGAATAATCGTCATCCTGGTCCAGAAGCTGCAGTCTCCTGATATCGGAGGGAATGAATCAAGCATTTACCT gcgtcTGGCGCGCTCCACCCTCCTGCTCATCCCGCTGTTCGGTATTCACTACACTGTGTTCGCCTTCTCACCTGAAGACTTCAGCAAGAGGGAGAGACTGGTCTTTGAACTGGGGCTGGGATCCTTTCAG GGCTTTGTTGTAGCTGTCCTCTACTGTTTCCTCAATGGAGAG GTGCAGTCGGAGATCAAGAGGAAATGGCGCAGCTGGACGGTGAACCGATACTTTGCTGTGGACCTGAAGCAGCAGCGGCACCCTTCGTTGGCCAGCAGTGGAGTGAACGGCGGGACTCAGCTGTCGATCCTCAGCAAGAGCAGCTCCCAGATACGCATGTCCAGCCCACTGGCGGAGAACGCCAACATCAGCCTCCCAACCTGA